A region from the Enterobacter roggenkampii genome encodes:
- the hisC gene encoding histidinol-phosphate transaminase, whose protein sequence is MNIEELARENVRRLTPYQSARRLGGKGDVWLNANEYPTAVQFELSQQTLNRYPECQPKAVIENYAQYAGVKPEQVLVSRGADEGIELLIRAFCEPGKDAVMYCQPTYGMYSVSAETFGVACRNVLSLENWQLDLQGIADNLDGVKVVFVCSPNNPTGQIINPQDIRTLLEMTRGKALVVADEAYIEFCPQATLAGWLEEYPHLVVLRTLSKAFALAGLRCGFTLANKEVIDLLLKVIAPYPLSTPVADIAAQALTPQGINAMRERVAQILEERQYLVTALKDIPCVEQVFDSETNYILVRFTASSAVFKSLWDQGIILRDQNKQPSLSGCLRITVGTRAESQRVIDALKAEKV, encoded by the coding sequence ATGAACATTGAAGAATTAGCCCGCGAAAATGTCCGTCGCCTGACGCCTTACCAGTCTGCGCGTCGTCTGGGCGGTAAAGGGGATGTCTGGCTGAACGCCAACGAATATCCAACGGCGGTGCAGTTTGAGCTGTCGCAGCAAACGCTTAACCGCTATCCGGAGTGTCAGCCGAAGGCGGTTATTGAGAACTACGCGCAGTATGCTGGCGTGAAGCCAGAGCAGGTGCTGGTCAGTCGCGGTGCGGATGAGGGCATTGAACTGCTGATCCGTGCCTTCTGCGAGCCGGGCAAAGACGCGGTAATGTACTGCCAGCCGACCTACGGTATGTACAGCGTCAGCGCGGAAACCTTCGGGGTGGCGTGCCGCAACGTGCTCTCACTGGAGAACTGGCAGCTGGATCTGCAGGGGATTGCCGACAATCTTGACGGCGTAAAAGTGGTGTTTGTCTGTAGCCCAAACAACCCGACCGGGCAGATTATTAACCCGCAGGATATCCGTACCCTGCTGGAGATGACGCGCGGTAAAGCCCTGGTGGTCGCGGACGAAGCCTACATCGAGTTCTGCCCGCAGGCGACGCTGGCTGGCTGGCTGGAGGAGTATCCGCACCTGGTGGTGCTGCGTACGCTATCGAAGGCTTTCGCCCTCGCGGGTCTGCGCTGCGGATTCACCCTGGCGAATAAAGAGGTCATTGACCTGCTGCTGAAGGTGATCGCCCCGTACCCGCTCTCAACGCCGGTTGCCGATATTGCGGCACAGGCGCTGACGCCTCAGGGGATTAACGCGATGCGCGAGCGCGTGGCGCAAATCCTGGAGGAACGTCAGTACCTGGTGACCGCCCTGAAGGATATCCCGTGCGTGGAGCAGGTGTTCGACTCGGAAACCAACTACATCCTGGTGCGCTTTACCGCTTCCAGCGCCGTATTTAAATCTTTATGGGATCAGGGCATTATCTTACGAGACCAG